The following proteins are encoded in a genomic region of Candidatus Neomarinimicrobiota bacterium:
- a CDS encoding GNAT family N-acetyltransferase, whose translation MEQLTFNISEKSRTRVIAFSPDEFRIELMEYVGVEDIPVLMEVSESLASEYGSSARLTKTTIRKYFNYPKTLPFVARFRGVIVGYIIGVPLEYFARDAWAKFDSNLGQGNTLYTYAYVILSRYQGNGFAQTLKRVYLNWARKHNYRFVSGHVLEGIARQFSAETTIVKRFTNWHGSGQTFEYYRRPLVSAATGVAH comes from the coding sequence GTGGAGCAACTCACATTTAATATTAGCGAGAAGTCGCGCACTAGGGTCATTGCCTTTTCGCCTGACGAGTTCAGGATTGAGCTGATGGAATATGTGGGCGTCGAGGATATTCCCGTCTTGATGGAGGTCTCGGAATCACTGGCTAGTGAGTATGGCAGCTCGGCCCGGCTGACCAAAACAACGATCCGGAAATACTTCAACTACCCCAAGACGCTTCCCTTTGTCGCCCGCTTCCGGGGTGTGATCGTGGGGTACATCATCGGGGTGCCGCTGGAATATTTTGCACGTGATGCCTGGGCCAAGTTCGACTCGAACCTGGGGCAGGGCAATACCCTCTACACCTACGCCTACGTGATCCTCAGCCGCTATCAGGGCAACGGATTTGCCCAGACCCTCAAGCGGGTCTATCTCAATTGGGCCAGGAAGCACAACTACCGGTTCGTCTCCGGCCATGTGCTGGAGGGTATCGCTCGCCAGTTTTCCGCCGAAACGACCATTGTGAAGCGCTTCACCAACTGGCACGGATCAGGCCAGACATTTGAGTACTACCGCCGCCCTCTGGTCTCAGCAGCCACGGGCGTAGCGCACTAG
- a CDS encoding DUF3788 family protein, translating into MVARNSMANPKRIPAKEDIEEYLGVSRFRRFDLIYKELIELGLVPKMEWHVQDQLWYLAFQRSKKSLFSIYWGIDFFYAHLILSTDNYKLVARDKAITPDALAVLQKNPPNQTQQNVRIEANLENMRALEGFLELLPVMIRLLT; encoded by the coding sequence ATGGTAGCTCGCAACAGCATGGCCAACCCTAAGCGAATTCCTGCGAAGGAGGACATAGAGGAATACCTGGGCGTTAGTCGCTTCCGCCGCTTTGATCTTATCTATAAAGAGCTGATCGAGCTGGGGCTGGTGCCGAAAATGGAATGGCATGTTCAGGACCAGCTCTGGTACCTCGCGTTCCAACGGAGCAAGAAATCTCTGTTCAGCATATATTGGGGCATCGATTTTTTTTATGCTCATCTCATTCTGAGCACAGATAACTATAAGCTGGTGGCCCGGGACAAGGCGATCACCCCTGACGCCTTAGCCGTTCTTCAGAAGAACCCGCCCAATCAGACGCAACAGAATGTCAGGATTGAAGCGAATCTGGAAAATATGCGGGCACTGGAAGGATTTCTTGAGCTGTTGCCGGTGATGATTCGACTGCTTACCTAG
- a CDS encoding flagellar protein FlaG, giving the protein MVDAVQNIAGAASEQVAAASRASQAERGRGPAAEKVRHDSSPTPAKGVGPQPILGGAGEISEVVKEINHLVHQVASTKISFDVDEATGRTVVRVVDKETGEIIRQVPTEELLTLVARMEQLSGLIFNQEV; this is encoded by the coding sequence ATGGTTGATGCAGTTCAAAACATAGCAGGCGCAGCGTCGGAGCAGGTAGCAGCCGCTTCGAGAGCCAGCCAGGCAGAGCGGGGTCGGGGACCCGCCGCTGAAAAGGTACGGCACGATTCAAGCCCCACCCCCGCTAAAGGGGTCGGGCCACAACCCATCCTTGGGGGCGCGGGGGAAATCTCCGAGGTCGTTAAGGAAATCAATCACCTAGTCCATCAGGTCGCCTCGACCAAGATCTCTTTCGATGTGGATGAGGCAACGGGTCGGACAGTCGTCCGGGTCGTGGACAAAGAGACGGGCGAGATCATTCGGCAGGTTCCCACCGAGGAGCTGCTGACCCTGGTGGCAAGGATGGAACAGCTGTCCGGGCTCATTTTTAACCAGGAGGTCTAA